The following proteins come from a genomic window of Streptomyces sp. GS7:
- a CDS encoding transposase, with protein MTDAQWAVLKPLLPRGKGPGRPPKHTKRRLIDGIRWRTRTGVPWQNVQPYYGPWRCVYWLYRRWQLDGVWYAILTTLQVRADAAGLVTWDMSVDSAITAPMDFLNQGRPLPRCPWHRPGWRVANNRLRVITRVWRVRGRGG; from the coding sequence TTGACTGACGCCCAGTGGGCGGTGCTCAAGCCGCTGTTGCCGCGCGGCAAAGGGCCTGGTCGCCCACCGAAGCACACCAAGCGGCGGCTGATCGACGGGATTCGGTGGCGCACCCGGACCGGGGTGCCGTGGCAGAACGTTCAGCCGTACTACGGACCCTGGCGGTGCGTGTACTGGCTCTATCGCCGCTGGCAGCTCGACGGGGTCTGGTACGCAATCTTGACCACGCTCCAGGTCCGAGCCGACGCCGCCGGGCTGGTCACCTGGGACATGTCGGTCGACTCCGCCATCACCGCGCCCATGGATTTTCTTAACCAGGGGCGGCCGTTGCCGCGGTGCCCCTGGCATCGACCTGGGTGGCGCGTTGCCAACAACAGACTACGGGTGATCACTCGCGTGTGGCGTGTGCGCGGTCGAGGGGGATGA
- a CDS encoding COX15/CtaA family protein, with translation MQTPLSWLAGRYSLEPKSVRLASLASVVASIAIVVTGGIVRLTGSGLGCPDWPMCTADTLAPTAQMGLHGAIEFSNRLFTGVLCVVVGWAIITARLQKNPMPPVLRGSWAQFWVVILNAVVGGITVWMRLSPYIVAAHFLAAMLLLSTAVITWERARNHGPTRLEPRESMPLPPRCRAASAVLLAVTALLVVVGTLATGSGPHAGDSSGVQRMPFDWSLITSLHGTLAVATLGIAGFILSALPNDNPGRARQKTVFFLAVVLAQGAVGMVQSLTSLPTLAVVLHLFGSTLAWAGALQVHLTIRASNSA, from the coding sequence ATGCAGACACCGCTCTCCTGGCTTGCCGGTAGATACTCACTCGAACCGAAGAGTGTCCGACTTGCGTCGCTGGCATCGGTCGTGGCGAGCATCGCGATCGTCGTAACTGGCGGCATCGTCCGCCTTACGGGCTCCGGACTGGGCTGCCCAGACTGGCCAATGTGCACGGCTGACACGTTGGCCCCCACCGCGCAGATGGGATTACACGGCGCGATCGAGTTCAGCAACCGGCTTTTCACCGGTGTCCTCTGCGTGGTCGTGGGCTGGGCCATCATCACAGCCCGACTACAGAAGAATCCCATGCCTCCGGTGCTTCGCGGTTCTTGGGCACAGTTCTGGGTCGTCATCCTGAACGCAGTGGTCGGCGGGATCACCGTGTGGATGCGACTGAGCCCGTACATCGTCGCCGCGCACTTTCTCGCCGCGATGCTGCTGCTCTCGACCGCAGTGATCACCTGGGAGCGAGCCCGAAACCACGGTCCAACCAGATTGGAACCGCGAGAGTCGATGCCACTGCCGCCGCGCTGCCGCGCCGCCTCGGCCGTACTGCTCGCCGTGACCGCCCTGCTGGTCGTGGTGGGAACGCTCGCCACGGGGTCCGGCCCGCACGCGGGCGACTCCTCCGGTGTACAGCGCATGCCCTTCGACTGGTCGCTCATCACAAGCCTTCACGGAACGCTAGCCGTGGCGACCCTCGGCATCGCCGGGTTCATCCTCTCCGCCCTCCCCAACGACAACCCTGGCCGGGCCCGCCAGAAGACGGTTTTCTTCCTCGCTGTGGTCCTGGCACAGGGGGCTGTCGGAATGGTGCAGTCACTGACGAGCTTGCCGACACTAGCCGTGGTGCTCCACCTCTTCGGATCGACCCTCGCGTGGGCCGGCGCCCTGCAGGTGCATCTCACCATCCGGGCTTCCAATTCAGCTTAG